One genomic window of Candidatus Pseudobacter hemicellulosilyticus includes the following:
- a CDS encoding YceI family protein → MATWKIDTSHSEVTFKVKHLVISSVTGKFKSFEGTVDADNEDFTDGRIQFSAAIDSVETGNEQRDGHLKSADFFDAASHPNLTFVSKEVLSEGGGDYTVKGDLTIKGVTKPVELDVEFGGIQKDFYGNTVAGFEITGKINRQDFGLTWSAVTETGGIVVSDEVKLFINVEAIKQA, encoded by the coding sequence ATGGCAACATGGAAAATTGATACTTCACATTCAGAAGTGACCTTTAAAGTAAAACACCTGGTCATCTCCAGTGTAACCGGCAAATTCAAATCATTTGAAGGAACTGTTGACGCCGACAATGAAGATTTTACTGACGGCAGGATCCAGTTCAGCGCAGCTATTGACAGCGTTGAGACCGGCAACGAACAGCGCGACGGCCACCTGAAATCTGCTGATTTCTTTGACGCGGCCAGTCATCCCAACCTCACCTTTGTTTCCAAAGAAGTGCTCAGCGAAGGTGGCGGCGATTATACCGTTAAAGGCGATCTCACCATCAAAGGCGTTACAAAGCCTGTTGAGCTGGACGTTGAGTTCGGTGGCATCCAGAAAGACTTCTACGGCAATACCGTAGCCGGCTTCGAGATCACCGGAAAGATCAACCGTCAGGATTTCGGTCTCACCTGGAGTGCCGTTACCGAGACCGGTGGCATTGTGGTGAGCGACGAAGTTAAACTCTTCATCAACGTAGAAGCGATCAAACAGGCGTAA